The following proteins come from a genomic window of Gymnogyps californianus isolate 813 unplaced genomic scaffold, ASM1813914v2 HiC_scaffold_34, whole genome shotgun sequence:
- the SELENOM gene encoding selenoprotein M, producing MLRALALSLLAAALAAGGGPGPPRLRGAELRDLARGKVETCGGURLNRLREVKAFVTQDIPLYHNLEMKHLPGADPELVLLSHRYEELERIPLSDMTREEINQLVQELGFYRKETPDAPVPEEFHFAPARPLPTLPPPQAPVTDDKTPHERGEGEHPDL from the exons atgCTGCGGGCGCTGGCGCTGTCGCTGCtggcggcggcgctggcggcgggcggcggcccgGGACCCCCCCGGCTCCGCGGGGCCGAGCTGCGGGACCTGGCCCGGGGCAAGGTGGAG ACCTGCGGCGGGTGACGGCTGAACCGCCTGAGAGAG GTGAAGGCCTTCGTCACCCAGGACATCCCTCTCTA CCATAACTTGGAGATGAAGCATCTGCCCGGTGCTGACCCTGAGCTTGTGCTCCTCAGCCACCGATACGAGGAGCTGGAG AGAATCCCCCTGAGCGACATGACCCGGGAGGAGATCAACCAGCTggtgcaggagctgggcttCTACCGCAAGGAGACACCTGATGCCCCTGTGCCTGAGGAGTTCCACTTTGCCCCTGCCAGGCCTCTGCCCACCCTGCCACCCCCCCAAGCTCCCGTCACTGACGACAAGACCCCACACGAACGTGGTGAGGGAGAACACCCAGACCTCTAG
- the INPP5J gene encoding phosphatidylinositol 4,5-bisphosphate 5-phosphatase A: protein MEPARRGSADQGSAAASAPRPGPPRGPAPAASPARPVPFGPGGSARPQPDGGAPAAPFLGGGGGVPGARRSSRPDAACDPFPYGCPRPGGAQRGGPEERAPGRAAQPLPLEVGRAQPEGAGGPHAFPLPALLPPSPGAPPARPAVPSPAAPGPAPSRPAFPELGPLEHAAPGKPPPAERREMLPKAESSDHISAWAGSSPRAAGLPKAVSSEFIAGGRVGLSKPAALSKPEPDELSLFGRSLGLPGSSDSCDALLGCSGRVPEDGSFRITVVTWNVGTAMPPNDVTSLLHLNTGETNDADVIAIGLQEVNSKINKRLKDALFTDQWSELFMDVLSPFHFVLVSTVRMQGVILLVFAKYYHLPFLQDIQTDCTRTGLGGYWGNKGGVSVRLSIFGHMVCFLNCHLPAHLEKAEQRKEDFATILHMQQFEGRAASGILDHDLVFWFGDLNFRIESLDIRFVKYAIDSNILSQLWEKDQLNIAKSTWPVLSGFQEGPLNFPPTFKFDVGTNKYDSSAKKRKPAWTDRILWKIKSPSVGLGAGGRRPSRGVLSVSQLCYCSHMEYTVSDHKPVAAIFAVQFASKADKPPVEIYVADEWSRPEQAVVRYKMAAGFHRSSWDWIGLYRVGFRHPKDYVSYVWARSDDGERCLEKQLCAQVMFSEEALPKGKGEYILGYYSNTSSSIAGVTEPFQISLPRSEEGSSPTDSSGSSSEEEDDSTLVLLAPKSRSPSPGKMKRHRSRSPSLAKFQGLILRPSSRDRGTSRSPSPQSRRGLPGDIPTIHLPQEELGRCGAKAKEPGRAADSQEGSSFYQTVREQGGPRRISADNPLARADPRNLGLLPALRLEMIDQAMGRRRESVDQGYPCRRMSPTSPPGCSTSPKEGSSPQELDSHSCAMGR, encoded by the exons ATGGAGCCGGCCCGGCGCGGCAGCGCGGACCAGGGCTCGGCCGCCGCCTCggcgccccggcccggccccccgcggggccccgcgcccgccgcctcccccgcgCGGCCGGTGCCCTTCGGCCCCgggggctcggcccggccccAGCCCGACGGCGGGGCCCCGGCGGCGCCTTTCCtcgggggcggcggcggcgtccCGGGCGCCCGCAGGAGCTCCCGGCCGGACGCCGCCTGCGACCCCTTCCCCTACGGCTGCCCGCGGCCCGGGGGGGCGCAGCGCGGCGGGCCCGAGGAGCGGGCCCCGGGCCgggctgcccagcccctgccgCTGGAGGTCGGCCGGGCCCAGCCTGAGGGGGCCGGCGGGCCCCACGCCTTCCCGCTGCCggccctgctgccccccagcccgggcgcccccccggcccgccccgctgTGCCGTCCCCGGCagcgcccggcccggcgccgAGCCGGCCCGCCTTCCCCGAGCTCGGTCCCCTGGAGCATGCCGCCCCCGGGAAGCCGCCGCCCGCCGAGCGGAGGGAGATGCTCCCCAAGGCGGAGTCCAGCGACCACATCTCGGCCTGGGCGGGCTCCTCGCCCAGGGCCGCCGGCCTGCCCAAAGCCGTCTCCAGCGAGTTCATCGCCGGCGGGCGGGTGGGCCTGTCCAAGCCTGCGGCCCTCTCTAAACCGGAGCCGGACGAGCTCTCCCTCTTCGGGAGGTCTCTCGGCCTGCCGGGCTCCAGCGACTCCTGCGACGCGCTCCTCGGCTGCTCGGGAAGGGTCCCGGAGGATGGCTCGTTCCG CATCACAGTGGTCACCTGGAATGTGGGCACAGCCATGCCCCCGAACGATGTGACATCCCTGCTGCACCTCAACACGGGCGAGACAAATGATGCGGACGTGATCGCCATTGG GCTGCAAGAGGTGAATTCTAAGATAAACAAGCGCCTGAAGGATGCCCTCTTCACAGATCAGTGGAGTGAGCTTTTCATGGATGTGCTGAGCCCCTTCCACTTTGTCCTG GTCAGCACAGTGCGGATGCAAGGTGTGATCCTACTGGTATTTGCCAAGTACTACCACCTCCCCTTCCTGCAGGACATCCAGACAGACTGCACAAGGACAGGGCTGGGAGGCTACTGG GGCAACAAGGGTGGGGTGAGTGTTCGTCTCTCCATCTTCGGCCACATGGTCTGCTTCCTGAACTGCCACCTGCCAGCGCACCTGGAGAAGGCGGAGCAGCGCAAGGAGGACTTTGCCACCATACTGCACATGCAGCAGTTTGAGGGGCGTGCGGCCAGCGGCATTCTGGACCATGA CCTCGTGTTCTGGTTTGGGGATCTCAACTTCCGCATCGAGAGCCTCGACATCCGCTTTGTGAAGTATGCCATCGACAGCAACATCCTGAGCCAGCTCTGGGAGAAGGACCAG CTGAACATTGCCAAGAGCACCTGGCCTGTCCTCAGCGGCTTTCAGGAGGGACCCCTGAACTTCCCACCCACCTTCAAGTTTGATGTGGGCACCAACAAGTATGACAGCAG TGCCAAGAAGCGAAAGCCTGCCTGGACTGACCGCATCCTCTGGAAGATCAAATCTCCCAGTGTTGGGCTTGGTGCGGGCGGGCGCCGGCCCAGCCGGGGCGTCCTGTCGGTGAGCCAGCTCTGCTACTGCAGCCACATGGAGTACACTGTCAGTGACCACAAGCCAGTAGCTGCCATCTTTGCAGTGCAG TTTGCTTCCAAGGCAGACAAGCCCCCAGTTGAGATTTATGTGGCTGATGAATGGAGCAGGCCTGAGCAAGCAGTTGTCAGGTACAAGATGGCTGCTGGCTTCCACCGGAGCTCCTGGGACTGGATAGGACTCTACCGG GTGGGCTTTCGGCATCCTAAAGACTACGTGTCCTATGTCTGGGCCAGGAGTGATGATGGAGAGCGCTGCCTAGAGAAGCAACTGTGTGCACAG GTGATGTTCTCAGAGGAGGCGCTGCCCAAGGGGAAGGGCGAGTACATCCTCGGATACTACAGCAACACCTCCAGCAGCATCGCTGGTGTGACTGAGCCGTTCCAG ATCTCCCTGCCCAGGTcagaggagggcagcagccccaCGGACAGCTCGGGCAGCAGCTCAGAAGAAGAGGATGACAGCACGCTTGTCCTGCTGGCCCCTAAATCCCGTAGCCCCAGCCCGGGCAAGATGAAACGGCACCGGAGCCGAAGCCCCAGCCTGGCAAAGTTCCAGGGCCTCATCCTGCGGCCGTCGAGCCGGGACAGGGGTACGAGCCGCAGCCCCTCACCCCAGAGCCGCCGTGGCCTCCCCGGGGACATCCCCACCATCCACCtgccccaggaggagctggggcgCTGTGGAGCCAAAGCCAAGGAGCCGGGGCGGGCAGCTGACAGCCAGGAGGGCAGCTCCTTCTACCAGACTGTGCGGGAGCAGGGTGGCCCCCGGCGCATCTCTGCTGACAACCCCCTGGCCAGGGCTGACCCCAGGAACCTGGGCCTGCTGCCTGCGCTCCGCCTGGAGATGATTGACCAGGCCATGGGCCGGCGGAGGGAGAGCGTGGACCAGGGCTACCCTTGCCGGAGGATGAGCCCTACCAGCCCCCCGGGCTGCAGCACCTCCCCAAAGGaggggagcagcccccaggagctgGACAGCCATAGCTGTGCCATGGGCCGCTGA
- the PLA2G3 gene encoding group 3 secretory phospholipase A2: MWARAVLACAAVCACARAWPGGAVCARRVAGAGGVRYVAFLSSAGPGPAALVESAWAGRGRLRACWARRDPRLARAFRAACARRPPAAPAAALRRDLAALWRRRAACVDPAPPGGRRRRRRRGWTLPGTLWCGAGDSAGNASELGLFRGPDRCCREHDQCSAQITPLQFNYGIRNYRLHTVSHCDCDARFRQCLLALNDTISNIIGVTFFNLLEVPCFVLEKSEECVQWHWWGGCERYGVVPLARMVQQSQYHYSLPAEETGSPAVQPLGKGRKSSRAGRKRLRQGLGQNPGLRQAWRPLTAQQSRGPGTLSPASTRDKAEPTTRHPAAQWGLEPGPPTAMTVLEQDLAGGRRAPGGAQQGAGGSAHPACTACPQDGSIGSSRAAERCGASPVPAAEGRRQQGPGRLCRSYKHLDKCQHQIAPREVKYQLHNKGTRTLFHCNCTRRLGRFLHRARDLSDVEVAVLADRIATVCFVLEPPTDCSPGEGSQHNCITATQAVLVPARHLKKALRRWGPPHVTSKAEHPDWKTQDSGGTLYEQCLQLALEQKPGTRHHMVP, encoded by the exons ATGTGGGCGCGCGCGGTGCTGGCCTGCGCGGCGGTGTGCGCGTGCGCGCGCGCCTGGCCCGGCGGTGCCGTGTGCGCGCGGCGGGTGGCGGGCGCGGGCGGCGTGCGCTACGTGGCCTTCCTCAGCagcgccggccccggcccggccgcgctGGTGGAGAGCGCCTGGGCCGGGCGCGGCCGCCTCCGCGCCTGCTGGGCCCGCCGAGACCCGCGCCTGGCCCGCGCCTTCCGCGCCGCctgcgcccgccgcccgcccgccgcccccgctgCCGCGCTGCGGCGGGACCTGGCCGCGCTCTGGCGGCGCCGCGCCGCCTGCGTCGACCCCGCGCCGCCGGGagggcgccgccgccgccgccggcgaGGCTGGACGCTGCCGGGCACGCTGTGGTGCGGAGCCGGGGACTCGGCGGGGAACGCCAGCGAGCTGG GTCTCTTCCGCGGCCCCGACCGGTGCTGCCGGGAGCACGACCAGTGCTCGGCGCAGATAACGCCGCTGCAGTTCAACTACGGCATCCGCAACTACCGCCTGCACACCGTCTCCCACTGCGACTGCGACGCCAG GTTTCGGCAGTGCCTGCTGGCCCTCAACGACACCATCTCCAACATCATCGGCGTCACGTTCTTCAACCTGCTGGAGGTGCCGTGCTTTGTGCTGGAGAAGAGCGAGGAGTGCGTCCAGTGGCACTGGTGGGGAGG GTGTGAGCGTTACGGTGTAGTACCCCTGGCCAGGATGGTGCAGCAGAGTCAGTACCACTACAGCCTGCCTGCGGAGGAGAcaggcagccctgctgtgcagccCCTGGGCAAGGGAAGGAAGTCCTCTAGAGCAGGGCGCAAGCGGCTCCGACAGGGACTGGGGCAAAACCCCGGGCTCCGCCAGGCATGGAGACCTCTGACAGCCCAGCAGTCACGGGGCCCAGGTACCTTGTCCCCTGCGTCCACCAGGGACAAGGCTGAGCCCACAACCAGGCACCCAGCAGCGCAGTGGGGGCTGGAGCCCGGCCCCCCAACAGCAATGACCGTGTTGGAACAGGACCTTGCTGGAGGAAGGCGAGCGCCGGGAGGAGCACAGCAAGGGGCTGGGGGCTCAGCACACCCTGCCTGCACGGCCTGCCCTCAAGATGGCAGCATCGGATCCAGCCGGGCTGCGGAGCGGTGCGGAGCCAGCCCGGTGCCTGCCGCGGAGGGGCGTCGGCAGCAGG GCCCGGGCAGGCTGTGCAGGTCCTACAAGCACCTGGATAAGTGTCAGCACCAGATCGCACCCCGCGAGGTGAAATACCAGCTGCACAACAAGGGCACCCGGACGCTCTTCCACTGCAACTGCACTCGCAG GCTGGGGCGGTTCCTGCACAGGGCGAGGGACCTCAGTGACGTGGAGGTGGCTGTCCTGGCTGACCGCATCGCCACGGTCTGCTTTGTTCTGGAGCCGCCCACTGACTGCAGCCCGGGTGAGGGGTCACAGCACAA CTGTATCACAGCAACCCAGGCTGTGCTAGTACCTGCACGGCATCTCAAAAAGGCCCTGAGGCGCTGGGGTCCTCCACATGTGACCTCCAAGGCCGAGCATCCAGACTGGAAGACACAGGACAGTGGTGGCACCCTCTATGAGCAATGCCTGCAGCTGGCCTTGGAGCAGAAACCAGGCACTCGGCACCACATGGTGCCCTGA